In one Vulgatibacter incomptus genomic region, the following are encoded:
- a CDS encoding benzoate-CoA ligase family protein, giving the protein MEFPEALNLCVEYVDKNVREGRGERTALLYRDERYTYREVLEHVCKAANLLESLGLQREQRVLLMLSDHPEFVWFWFAAVRMGAVVSAVSPDCKPEELAYYLDYTRSRILVAEERLAGGALRLADAKWLEAAVFCRGEPRLPLPPRSVRWEDEAPKLSADHTPAETVAEDVGVMLYTGGSTGFPKAVVHRHVDFLYNTHTYGLPVLGLGPEDVTVGVPKLFFGYALGTNLLFPFRVGATVALFSERSTAERVLEEIDRRKATVLCSVPTMLNAMVHLEHEPNRYDWSRLRITTSAGEALPPELYRRYREKFGHEVLDGIGSAELFHVYISNRPGDVEVGSLGKVVEGYEARIRDDDGRDLPDGELGSLWIRGVSMGLGYFMRTEASRKVFRGEWFVSADKFRRDAEGRFWYGGRTDDLLKVGGRFLAPIEVENVLLAHPAVQEVAVVGYVDEEGLEKPRAFVVPAAGHAPGDALASELQALAKARLQPWKYPRQVVFRDSLPKSDRGKVLKSALRG; this is encoded by the coding sequence GTGGAGTTTCCCGAAGCGCTCAACCTCTGCGTCGAGTACGTCGACAAGAACGTCCGGGAGGGGAGGGGCGAGCGCACCGCGCTCCTCTACCGCGACGAGCGCTACACGTACCGCGAAGTCCTCGAGCACGTCTGCAAGGCGGCGAACCTTCTAGAGTCCCTCGGCCTCCAGCGCGAGCAGCGCGTCCTGCTCATGCTCTCCGACCATCCGGAGTTCGTCTGGTTCTGGTTCGCCGCGGTGCGAATGGGCGCCGTGGTGTCGGCGGTGAGTCCGGACTGCAAGCCCGAGGAGCTCGCCTACTACCTGGATTACACGCGCTCGAGGATCCTCGTCGCCGAGGAGCGCCTCGCGGGCGGCGCCCTGCGACTCGCCGACGCGAAGTGGCTCGAGGCGGCCGTCTTCTGCCGGGGCGAGCCGCGCCTGCCGCTGCCGCCGCGGTCGGTCCGCTGGGAGGACGAGGCGCCGAAGCTCTCTGCCGATCACACCCCCGCCGAGACCGTCGCCGAGGACGTGGGCGTGATGCTCTACACTGGCGGCTCCACCGGCTTTCCCAAGGCGGTGGTCCACCGACACGTGGATTTCCTCTACAACACCCACACCTACGGGCTCCCCGTCCTCGGGCTCGGCCCGGAAGACGTCACCGTGGGCGTCCCCAAGCTCTTCTTCGGCTACGCCCTGGGCACCAATCTCCTCTTTCCGTTCCGCGTGGGCGCGACGGTCGCGCTCTTCTCCGAGAGGAGCACCGCCGAGCGCGTGCTCGAGGAGATCGATCGACGCAAGGCCACCGTGCTCTGCAGCGTGCCCACGATGCTGAACGCGATGGTCCACCTGGAGCACGAGCCGAATCGCTACGACTGGTCGCGGCTGCGGATCACCACCAGCGCGGGCGAGGCGCTCCCGCCCGAGCTCTACCGCCGGTACAGGGAGAAGTTCGGCCACGAGGTCCTGGACGGGATCGGCTCGGCGGAGCTCTTCCACGTCTACATCTCCAACCGGCCCGGCGACGTGGAGGTCGGCTCCCTGGGCAAGGTGGTCGAGGGCTACGAGGCGCGGATCCGCGACGACGACGGGCGGGATCTCCCCGACGGCGAGCTCGGCTCCCTCTGGATCCGCGGCGTCTCCATGGGCCTTGGCTATTTCATGCGCACCGAAGCATCGCGGAAGGTCTTCCGGGGCGAGTGGTTCGTCTCCGCCGACAAGTTCCGCCGCGATGCGGAGGGGCGTTTCTGGTACGGCGGCCGCACCGACGATCTGCTCAAGGTCGGCGGCCGCTTCCTCGCCCCGATCGAGGTGGAGAACGTCCTCCTCGCCCATCCGGCCGTGCAGGAGGTCGCCGTGGTCGGCTACGTGGACGAGGAGGGCCTCGAGAAGCCCAGGGCCTTCGTGGTCCCCGCCGCGGGCCACGCGCCAGGCGACGCCCTCGCCAGCGAGCTGCAGGCCCTCGCCAAGGCGCGGCTGCAGCCGTGGAAGTATCCGCGGCAGGTGGTCTTCCGCGACAGCTTGCCCAAGAGCGATCGGGGCAAGGTCCTCAAGTCCGCCCTGCGGGGCTGA
- the wecB gene encoding non-hydrolyzing UDP-N-acetylglucosamine 2-epimerase, producing the protein MKIVHVVGARPNFMKIAPILQAVARAGFAEQKLVHTGQHYDPSMSDVFFTDLGMPRPDIYMGVGSGSHAEQTAKVMLGFEKLCLEERPNLVVVVGDVNSTFACALVAAKLQIRCAHVEAGLRSGDMRMPEEVNRVLTDRMCELLLTPSRDGDENLLREGTPPERIHFVGNVMIDSLLSHLPRAKALGIPEKLDLDPGGYGVLTLHRPSNVDDPVVLGGLLGAVEELQRRIPIVFPVHPRTRKQLETFGFGPRMAAMPGLRLCEPFGYLEFLGLTSQARLVLTDSGGLQEETTAVGIPCLTLRENTERPVTVTEGTNTVVGLDPARIAAEANGILDGGGKHGRIPALWDGKSSERIAALFRR; encoded by the coding sequence ATGAAGATCGTCCACGTGGTCGGTGCCCGCCCGAACTTCATGAAGATCGCTCCGATCCTCCAGGCCGTGGCTCGCGCGGGCTTCGCCGAGCAGAAGCTCGTCCACACCGGCCAGCACTACGACCCGTCGATGTCGGACGTCTTCTTCACGGACCTGGGCATGCCGAGGCCCGACATCTACATGGGCGTCGGCTCCGGCTCCCACGCCGAACAGACTGCGAAGGTGATGCTCGGCTTCGAGAAGCTCTGCCTCGAGGAGCGGCCGAACCTGGTGGTGGTGGTGGGCGACGTGAACTCGACCTTCGCCTGTGCGCTGGTGGCGGCGAAGCTGCAGATCCGCTGCGCCCACGTGGAGGCGGGCCTGCGCTCCGGCGACATGCGGATGCCCGAGGAGGTGAACCGCGTCCTCACCGATCGGATGTGCGAGCTCCTGCTCACGCCCTCCCGCGACGGCGACGAGAACCTGCTGCGCGAAGGGACGCCGCCCGAGCGGATCCACTTCGTGGGCAACGTGATGATCGACTCCCTCCTCTCGCACCTGCCGAGGGCGAAGGCCCTCGGGATCCCGGAGAAGCTGGACCTCGACCCTGGAGGCTACGGGGTCCTCACCCTCCACCGTCCGTCCAACGTGGACGACCCTGTCGTCCTCGGCGGTCTCCTCGGCGCAGTCGAGGAGCTCCAGCGGCGGATCCCGATCGTCTTCCCCGTACACCCGCGCACGCGAAAGCAGCTCGAGACCTTCGGCTTCGGGCCGCGAATGGCGGCCATGCCGGGGCTTCGCCTTTGCGAGCCTTTTGGTTACCTCGAGTTCCTGGGCCTAACCTCCCAGGCCCGCCTCGTCCTCACCGACTCCGGGGGCCTGCAGGAGGAGACCACCGCCGTCGGGATCCCCTGCCTCACCCTGCGCGAGAACACCGAGCGCCCGGTGACCGTGACCGAGGGGACCAACACCGTCGTGGGCCTCGACCCCGCCCGCATCGCCGCGGAGGCCAACGGCATCCTGGACGGCGGCGGGAAGCACGGCCGGATCCCTGCGCTCTGGGACGGCAAGTCCAGCGAGCGAATCGCGGCCTTGTTCCGGCGCTGA
- a CDS encoding acyl-CoA dehydrogenase family protein, whose amino-acid sequence MRETPFLEERHHELALRARAIGDEHLAPIEHREDGVDDLFREILRRLGDAGLTRFAVPAAYGGVHESIDVRSICTIREQLAWRMGLADFAFAMQGLGSHPIALAGSEEQKARILPGVARGETVTAFALTEPEAGSDAGALSCSARRVGDEWVISGQKRFISNATIFGAMTLFARTGEGSRGVSAFLVEAGTPGVRVVPQDTMAPHPLGEVIFEDARLPKEALLGEEGSGFKLALATLDLFRSTVGAAALGMAQRAQDEAVRHVRSRKQFGGPLAGLQGVQFLLADNEAELEAARLLVYQAAWTKDRGAARITREAALAKLVATENAQRIIDRSLQLHGGLGVIRGTAVERLYREIRALRIYEGASEVQKVVIARERLKEE is encoded by the coding sequence GTGCGAGAGACGCCATTCCTCGAGGAGAGGCATCACGAGCTGGCCCTCCGAGCCAGGGCCATCGGCGACGAGCACCTCGCTCCGATCGAGCACAGGGAAGATGGGGTGGACGACCTCTTCCGCGAGATCCTCCGCAGGCTGGGCGACGCGGGCCTCACCCGCTTCGCAGTGCCCGCTGCGTACGGAGGCGTGCACGAGTCGATCGATGTGCGATCGATCTGCACCATCCGTGAACAGCTCGCGTGGAGGATGGGCCTCGCGGACTTCGCGTTCGCCATGCAGGGCCTGGGCAGCCACCCGATCGCGCTCGCGGGGAGCGAGGAGCAGAAGGCGCGGATCCTCCCTGGTGTCGCCCGCGGCGAGACCGTCACGGCCTTCGCCCTCACCGAGCCTGAGGCCGGCTCCGACGCGGGCGCCCTCTCGTGCAGCGCGCGCCGCGTCGGCGACGAGTGGGTGATCTCCGGGCAGAAGCGCTTCATCTCCAACGCCACGATCTTCGGGGCGATGACCCTCTTCGCCCGCACCGGCGAGGGATCCAGGGGCGTGTCCGCCTTCCTGGTGGAGGCGGGCACGCCTGGTGTCCGCGTGGTCCCCCAGGACACCATGGCGCCGCACCCGCTGGGCGAGGTGATCTTCGAGGACGCGAGGCTCCCGAAGGAGGCCCTCCTCGGCGAGGAGGGCAGCGGCTTCAAGCTCGCCCTCGCCACCCTGGATCTCTTCCGCTCGACGGTGGGCGCCGCCGCGCTGGGGATGGCGCAGCGGGCGCAGGACGAAGCGGTGCGCCACGTGCGCAGCCGCAAGCAGTTCGGCGGGCCTCTCGCCGGCCTCCAGGGCGTGCAGTTCCTCCTGGCGGACAACGAGGCGGAGCTCGAGGCGGCGCGGCTCCTCGTCTACCAGGCGGCGTGGACCAAGGATCGCGGCGCCGCGCGGATCACGCGGGAGGCGGCGCTGGCGAAGCTCGTCGCCACCGAGAACGCGCAGCGGATCATCGATCGCAGCCTGCAGCTCCACGGCGGCCTCGGCGTGATCCGCGGCACGGCGGTGGAGCGGCTCTACCGGGAGATCCGCGCGCTGCGGATCTACGAGGGCGCCTCCGAGGTGCAGAAGGTCGTGATCGCCAGGGAGCGGCTGAAGGAAGAGTAG
- the kdsB gene encoding 3-deoxy-manno-octulosonate cytidylyltransferase: protein MKTAIIVPARFASERLPGKPLADLGGKPMIVRVLERARAVRGIERAVVATDDERIAAAVRADGGEVAMTPSDCPSGSDRCAHAARQLGDLDVVVNVQGDEPLLEPRAVEALLGAFSDPTVEMATLARPLEPGELDNPNVVKVVCNLRGDALYFSRAPIPHLRGGGPGTLGRAHVGIYAFRASFLQAYTRLSPTPLEQSEKLEQLRVLEHSHAIRVVDTTWRSIGVDTPEDLERVRAYY, encoded by the coding sequence ATGAAGACGGCCATCATCGTCCCGGCGCGCTTCGCCAGCGAGCGCCTGCCGGGGAAGCCCCTGGCGGACCTCGGCGGAAAGCCCATGATCGTGCGGGTCCTCGAGAGGGCTCGGGCGGTGCGCGGGATCGAGAGGGCGGTGGTCGCCACCGACGACGAGCGAATCGCGGCGGCGGTCCGGGCCGATGGCGGCGAGGTCGCGATGACCCCTTCCGACTGCCCCTCCGGCAGCGATCGCTGCGCCCACGCGGCGAGGCAGCTCGGTGACCTCGACGTGGTCGTCAACGTTCAGGGCGACGAGCCGCTCCTGGAGCCCCGCGCCGTCGAGGCCCTCCTGGGCGCCTTCTCCGATCCCACGGTGGAGATGGCGACCCTCGCGCGGCCGCTGGAGCCGGGGGAGCTCGACAACCCGAACGTGGTGAAGGTGGTCTGCAACCTGCGCGGCGACGCCCTTTACTTCTCCCGCGCGCCGATCCCCCACCTCCGCGGCGGCGGTCCCGGGACCCTCGGCCGCGCCCACGTGGGGATCTACGCCTTCCGGGCGTCCTTCCTCCAGGCCTACACCCGCCTCTCGCCGACGCCCCTCGAGCAGAGCGAGAAGCTCGAGCAGCTCCGGGTCCTCGAGCACAGCCACGCCATCCGTGTGGTCGACACCACCTGGCGCTCGATCGGCGTGGACACGCCCGAAGATCTCGAGCGGGTGCGGGCCTACTACTGA